The following are encoded in a window of Vigna unguiculata cultivar IT97K-499-35 chromosome 8, ASM411807v1, whole genome shotgun sequence genomic DNA:
- the LOC114195084 gene encoding uncharacterized protein LOC114195084 — MEEREFSYLSFLDSQADSQQNCSLMSEFSDFVHDICEQDYTSHFTTDDIFSTREDLIKWVRGVAYNLGLRGRPISQGEGWVLNVKCGYHNHDVSSTLVGHPYAGRLKSTEQSLLVDMTKSQVKPANILLTLKEKDDCNVTTLKQVYNARYRYKRSIRGSRTELQQLMLMLERDHYIHFSICLDESDVVSDLFWTHPDAVKLLNSFNIVFLMDSTYKTNKYRLPLLEIVGVTSTGLTFSAAFAFLSSEKQNNFIWALERLRGLFMTSEGGPQVIVTDRDLALMNAVGMVFPQCYHLLCRFHIQKNVQAKCKMLVNFVDAWDVVLQAWENVMDCEDELKFNEVESAHWSLKKVLGSSMGDLCSCWDGIHNVIILQHNEIKASFERSINLISDSYKALSYRRLVGNISRCALELLAPKLERVKKIGFDSSRCGCILRQTYGLPCACELARYDPGIIPLQEIHVMWTRLSFSNVSSSQSEGQLSIQREVDLLLNLFKEVDIAGKVTIKHKLLDIVSPSMTSMLPPLSKVKTKGAAKIHRSKKSTKRDPSYFEHVDAFIESSRQDTFVAKTENKVKSKRVIEEKVIPMLEQFNPVFHPYILDVVDVVADGHCGYRCIAALLGMGEESWPLIRHDLYKELSQWRDEYATLVGGYDRLEELRKSLLVQSPSGANRDKWMTIPDMGYAIANRYNVILVCLSSVQNLTIFPLRTSPPTSQSQHRLICIGHVYNSHFVQVRLQEGCPLPTVDIISSSNCYPKAKGWTSFYRDRMQAFLDLHIVDRSYVDLMED, encoded by the exons ATGGAAGagcgtgaatttagttatttgagtttcttggattctcaagcgGATTCTCAACAAAATTGTAGTCTCATGTCAgagttttctgattttgttcatGATATCTGCGAACAAGATTATACATCTCATTTTACAACCGATGATATTTTCTCAACACgtgaagatttaattaaatgGGTTAGAGGGGTTGCTTATAATCTTGG ATTGAGAGGGAGACCCATCTCTCAAGGGGAGGGATGGGTGTTGAACGTAAAATGTGGTTACCATAATCACGATGTCTCTTCTACTCTAGTTGGTCACCCCTATGCGGGTAGGTTGAAGTCTACTGAACAGTCGTTGCTTGTTGATATGACCAAATCTCAAGTCAAACCTGCAAATATACTTCTcactttgaaagaaaaagatgattgtAATGTTACAACTCTGAAGCAAGTGTATAATGCGAGATATAGGTACAAACGTTCAATAAGAGGTTCAAGAACTGAGTTACAACAGTTAATGTTGATGTTGGAACGTGATCACTACATCCATTTTAGTATATGTCTTGATGAATCTGATGTGGTAAGCGATTTGTTCTGGACCCATCCTGATGCTGTGAAGTTGTTAAATTCATTCAACATTGTGTTCTTAATGGATAGTACCtataaaaccaacaaatatcGGTTGCCATTACTTGAGATTGTTGGTGTGACCTCAACGGGATTAACTTTCTCGGCCGCTTTTGCATTTTTATCTAGtgaaaagcaaaataatttcatttgggCTCTTGAAAGGCTAAGAGGTCTATTTATGACGTCCGAGGGTGGTCCACAAGTCATTGTAACTGATAGGGATCTTGCTCTAATGAATGCTGTTGGCATGGTGTTCCCTCAGTGTTATCATCTTCTATGCCGTTTCcacattcaaaaaaatgtgcagGCAAAGTGCAAAATGTTAGTAAATTTTGTTGACGCATGGGATGTTGTACTTCAAGCCTGGGAGAATGTCATGGACtgtgaagatgaattaaagttCAACGA GGTTGAGTCTGCTCACTGGAGTCTGAAGAAAGTTCTTGGAAGTAGTATGGGAGACCTTTGTTCGTGTTGGGATGGAATTCACAACGTTATTATCTTGCAACACAACGAAATTAAGGCATCTTTTGAAAGAAGTATAAATCTGATCAGTGACTCTTACAAGGCATTGAGTTATAGAAGATTAGTGGGTAATATTTCTAGATGTGCCTTAGAACTCCTTGCTCCAAAATTGGAAAGAGTAAAGAAGATTGGATTCGATAGTAGTCGTTGTGGCTGCATTCTCAGACAAACTTATGGTCTACCATGTGCGTGTGAATTAGCACGATATGATCCTGGGATTATTCCTCTCCAAGAAATTCATGTCATGTGGACTAGGTTGAGCTTCTCCAATGTCTCGTCTTCACAATCTGAAGGGCAATTATCTATTCAGAGGGAGGTTGATCTACTGcttaatcttttcaaagaagttgATATTGCAGGAAAAGTgaccataaaacataaattacttgaCATAGTTAGCCCTTCCATGACATCGATGTTACCACCACTGAGTAAAGTTAAGACGAAAGGTGCAGCTAAGATTCATAGATCAAAGAAATCAACCAAACGTGATCCCTCCTATTTTGAGCATGTGGACGCCTTCATAGAGTCCTCAAGACAAGACACATTTGTtgcaaaaacagaaaacaaggTGAAGAGCAAACGTGTAATTGAAGAGAAAGTAATACCCATGCTAGAACAGTTCAATCCTGTTTTTCATCCATATATACTCGATGTTGTCGATGTTGTGGCGGACGGTCATTGTGGATATAGATGCATTGCTGCATTGTTGGGTATGGGTGAGGAGTCGTGGCCTCTAATCAGACATGATCTATACAAAGAACTTAGCCAATGGCGAGATGAATATGCAACGTTAGTTGGAGGCTATGATCGTCTGGAAGAACTGAGAAAGTCTTTGCTAGTTCAATCACCATCAGGG gCTAATCGAGACAAGTGGATGACTATACCAGACATGGGGTATGCGATTGCTAATCGGTATAATGTAATCCTCGTGTGCTTGTCATCAGTTCAGAATTTGACTATATTCCCACTTCGTACATCCCCACCTACTTCGCAAAGTCAACATCGACTAATTTGTATCGGACATGTTTACAATTCTCATTTTGTTCag GTTCGTCTACAAGAAGGCTGTCCATTACCGACAGTGGATATCATATCATCTAGCAATTGTTACCCAAAGGCAAAAGGGTGGACATCATTTTATAGAGATAGGATGCAAGCATTCCTAGATTTACACATAGTGGATCGTAGTTATGTAGATCTCATGGAAGACTGA